CGTCGGCGGCGGCGAGGTGGATCGTCTCGGTGGTGCCGAGCTGCAGTTCGTTCATCACCGGCAGCGCGGCCTCGCGCAGACTCTCTCCGCCGGCCCGGCCGACGATGGCCACCACCCGGTAGGTCAGCTGCCAGCGCGTCGGCGCGGTCTCGGTGGGCCGTAGCCAACCGACCTCCTGCAGGGTCAGCAGGTTGCGCTGGACCGTGCTCTTGGGCAGCCCGACGGATCGGGCCAGCTCCGACAGCCCGACCGGCTGCGCTTCCGCAACCGCCTCCAGGACGCGAAACGCCGACACCACGCTCTCTGTGGCCAAGATTGATTCTCTCTTCGTGTGTGAGCTAGGTTACCGCGCATCGGTCTAACAGATGAACCGTCGGTCCACTACATGGACCGAATATAGAGGGAGGTGACATGACAGCGCAACTGATCGCACTCGGGATCTTCATCGCGGTGTTCGCGATTGCCGCGGTGCGCAACGTGAACATCGGCATCGTGATGTTCCCGGTGGCGTGCATCGTCGGCCTGTGGCTGGCCGAGTTGAGCCTGAACGAGGTCATCGCCGGCTTCCCGCTCAGCATCCTGGTGCTGCTGGTCGGCGTGACCTACTTCTTCGGTATCGCGCACAGCAACGGCACCATCGACTGGCTCATCCGCGCATCACTGGCGAAGGTCGGCAATCGGGACGCCCTGTTCCCGGCAGTGTTCTTCGCCCTCACCGCGATCATCTCCGCGATGGGCGCCCCGCTGGGCGGCCTGGTGATGGCGCCGATGGGCATGAGCATCGCGCACAAGCGCGGTATCGACCCGATGCTGATGGCACTGGCGATGGGCGCCGGCCTGAGCGCCGGCGCGTTCGCCCCCACCAGCCTGTTCGGCATCATCACCTGGGGCACCGCCAACGAGGCCGGCATCGCGCTCAGCCCGCTGCTGCTGTTCAGCGTCGCTCTCATCCTCAACCTCGTGCTGCTGGCCGTCGCCTACGTCTTGTTCGGCCGCCGCAAGAAGTTCGACGCCGAGGCGCCCGCCTTCGGCCGGGCGATGGTGGCGCACGGCGCCACCCTGCGCCAGTACGGCGGCTCGACCCTGGATATCGACGACACCACCGGCGGCGCAGGCGACGGCTCCGACGACGAGCTCGTCGCCCCCGGCCGGCCCACCGGCATGCAGATGCTGACCCTGCTGATGATGCTGATTCTGGTCGCCGCCGTCATCGTGCTGTCTCTGCTCGGCCTCACCCCGGACATCGGCGTGCTCGGCTACGGCCTGGGCGCGGTCGCCGCCCTGCTCGACGCATCGTCGGGCAAGAAGGCGATGAGCCGGATCGACTGGGGCTCGGTCCTGTTGGTCGGCGGCATCATCACCTACGTCGGCGTGCTCACCGATATGGGTGTGGTGGATCTGCTCGGCGAGGGCGCCGTGCACCTGGGTTCACCGCTGGTGGCCGCCATCCTGCTCTGCGCCGCAGCAGCATTGATCTCGGCCTTCGCCTCCACCACCGGCATGCTCGCTGCCCTTGTGCCCCTTGCGCTTCCGCTCATCGCCGACGGCGGCATCCCCGGTTGGGCGCTGATCTGCGCGATCGGTGTGTGCGCGTCGATCGTCGACGTGTCCCCGTTCTCCACCGTCGGCGCCACGTACGTGGCCACCACCGTCGACGAGGAGGCCCGCCCGCGCATGACCAAGCTGCTGACCCGCTGGGGTCTGTCGATGGTGGTGCTCGGGCCGATCGTCCTCACCCTCGTCCTGATCCTTCCCGGAATGGCCTTCTCATGACCCGCGCCCTGCTGCACGCCCTGCTCGATACCACGGCCGCCGACGACGACCGGGCGGTCACCATCGACGGGATGACCCTGTCGCGCAGCGAGTTGCGGGAGCGCTCCGCGGGATTCGGCGCCGAACTGCTCCGGCTGGGCCCGGACCAGGTGGTGGCCGTCAACGCCGAACCCACCCCGACCACGGTCATCGCCGTGGTGGGCGCTCTGCTGGCCGGTGTCCCGGTGGTGCCGGTACCCCCGGATGCCGGTCACGCCGAGGTCGCGCACATCGTCGCGGACTCCGGCGCCACCGTGTGGGTCGGGCCGCGCCGCGACGGTGTGGATCTGGCGGTCGCCGCCCCCGAGGACTCCGTCCGCACCGCGACCGTGGCGAAACCCGTTGCGCCCGAGCAGGTCGCGATGATCCTGTACACCTCCGGTACCACGGGCGCACCCAAGGGGGTGCTGCTCAGCCGTCGGGGCATGGCGGCCGGATTGGATGCCCTGGCCGAGGCCTGGCAGTGGACCGCCGATGACACCGTCGCCCACGGCCTGCCGCTGTTCCACACACACGGCCTGATCCTCGGCGTCCTCGGCTCGCTGCACATCGGGTCGCGCCTGGTGCACACCGGGAAACCGACGCCTGAGCGCTACGCCGAGGCCGGCGCCACCATGTACTTCGGTGTGCCGACGGTGTGGACCCGGGTCACCCGGGACGAGCGGTCGGCCGCGGCGCTGGCCTCGGCCCGGCTGTTGGTGAGCGGCAGTGCGCCGCTTCCGGTCCCGGTCTTCGACCGGCTGCGCGAGCTCACCGGCCAGGCTCCCATCGAGCGTTACGGCATGACCGAGACGATGATCACGCTGAGCACCCGCGCCGACGACGAGCGGCGCCCCGGCTGGGTCGGGAAACCGGTCGCCGGAGCGCAGACCCGCATCCAGGCCGACGACGGCACACCGGTGCCCCACGACGGGGAGTCCATCGGCCGCCTGCAGGTCCGCGGCCCCATGCTGTTCGACGGCTATCTGAACCGACCCGAGGTCACCGCTGCGAGCTGGACCGCAGACGGGTGGTTCGTCACCGGGGACCTGGCTGCCATCGATGCGGACGGGTTCCACCGCATCGTCGGCCGGGAATCGGTGGACCTGATCAAGTCCGGCGGTTACCGGATCGGCGCCGGCGAGATCGAGACCTCGCTGCTGGCCCGCCCCGAGGTCACCGAGGTGGCCGTGATCGGCGCGCCCGACGACGATCTGGGCCAGCGCATCGTCGCCTATGTGGTCACCGACTCGGACACCACCGATCTCGCCGACCGTCTCATCACCCATGTCGCAGAGGATCTGTCGTGGCACAAGCGCCCGCGCGAGATCCGTTTCGTCCCCGCCCTGCCGCGCAACGCCATGGGCAAGGTCCAGAAGAAAGCCCTGATGTGAAGATCGATCACTACGCCCGGCATCTCGGCATCGCGGTGCAGAACTTTGGCAACGGCGACGCCACCGCGACCCTGCGGGTCGGACCCGAGCATCTCAACCCGCACGGCACCGCGCACGGAGCGCTGATGCTCAGCGTGGTCGGCGCCGCATTGGCGGCGGCGGCCAACAACGAAACCCACAGCGGCGTGGTCAGTTCCATCCACATCGACTACCTCGCTCCCGCCCACGAGGGAGACGAACTGGTGGCCACCGCCTCGGTCGGGGAACGGCTGGCCCGGGAGGACATCTTCGTGGTCCGACTCACCAAGGCCGGCGAGGATGTCCCGGTGGCTCGCGCGTCCGGACGGGCCACCCGCCGGGACCGGTAGCCGGATCCGTCCACGAATACACCGAATACCTGCACCGCGACGCCCAGTGTGGAATGATCACGAAACGGTAAATGAGTTGCCCCACTTGAATTTTCAGATGCGTCAATTGAATCCCGCCCTGCCGATACTCCTCAAAGACCGCCGGACACGAGGGATTTCAGGACACGCGCCGCGCAGGTAGGTGCCGGACGGGAGGGTCGTGCGATGACACGTCGCCGCGGTCTCCGTTCCGGAATATGCTGCGCGGTTCTGGCTGCGGCCACCCTGAGTGGCTGCGGCATCCAGGTGGAATCGATCGCGCAGACCCCACTGTTCGCCACCCTCCCGGACGCACCGGTCGATACGTCCGCCTCCGAGTTGTCGGCCCTGGCACCTTGCGTTCCGGGCGTCGGCATCCCGCACGCGGCGTCGGTCGTCACCGACCTCCTGCTCGGCACAGACCGTTACGCGACCGATTGCGCCCGCCAGGCGCGCCCCATCGTCAAACCGGCGCCCCTGGGAGTCCCGGCACGAACGGCGCCGTCGATCCAGCCCGCCACCGGCATCGTCACCGACGACCTGATCGGCGCAGTCCTCACCGGCACGAGCGAATACTGGCACCGGCCCGTCGTCGGCCCGGCCTAGACCCTCGTCCGCCTCGGCGACCAACGATCCCGCGCACCCGGAGCCGGGATATCGTTGCGGCTAACGCACGCGTAAATTGCTACGCCTACCAGGCACGCTTCTTCTCACGCCGCGTCGAAATGTGCCCAGAATGAGCTCCACTCCCCCGCATGACCGCTGATTCCGTAGCTACAAACTCCTAAATAGCAGGTAGACGCATAGGAAGATGTTGACCGGTGAAGTTATCCTCGTGCTAAGGTTTAGTTAGCTGCAAACCGGGTACACCACGCTTCAATGCAGCACCCGGCACGAAATGAGGTATTAGCTGATGCCAGACCGAGGCGCTTTCGAGTCGCCGACCGCAGGCCACGATGGCGCGGCGTCGAGCACGGTCTCCGTCGTGAGCTGCAGCCGCCTGGGTCGCACCGCCAACCCGCCCACCTTCTCGCTGACCGGCTGGCTGCGTCCGCGCCGGCGCCGAGGCGTCAGCGGCGCTTGATTCGGCGGATCACCAGCACCACGACCACCGTCCCCACCCCGGCCAGCGAAATCAGGACCGGCGGCTTCGTCACAAACGCGATCACCTTGGCCTTGGCGTCGTCTGCCAGCCGCTGAGGGTTCGCCCGCACGGCCAGAATGTCGACCGTCGCGGCCAGCTGATCACGAGCCTGGTCGATGTCCCGCTTGATCGTCTCAGGATCCCGGTCCGCCACTGTGGCCCTCCATCTGCGCCGTCATGTCACAACTTCCGTCACAACCTTGCCGTTTACCCTAGAGCAGCCGGAGCCGACCCCGCTGCCCCGGTCGATGAGAAAGGCGTAACGACGCATGGCACAGACCCCGCGGCTGGCAGTCGGCGACAAGGCCCCCGCCTTCAGCCTCCCCGATGCAGACGGCAATACCGTCCAGCTGTCCGACTTCAAAGGCCGCAAGGTGATCGTGTATTTCTACCCGGCCGCATCGACCCCGGGATGCACCAAGCAGGCCTGCGACTTCCGCGACAGCCTCGCCGAACTCAACGAGGCCGGCCTCGACGTCATCGGGATCTCCCCGGACAAGCCCGAGAAGCTGGCCAAGTTCCGCGACGCCGAGGGGTTGACCTTCCCGCTGTTGTCCGACCCGGAGAAGAAGGTGCTGACCGCCTGGGGCGCGTTCGGGGAGAAGTCCATGTACGGCAAGACCGTGCAGGGCGTCATCCGCTCGACGTTCCTGGTCGACGAGTCGGGCAACATCGAGGTGGCCCAGTACAACGTGAAGGCTGCACACACGAAAACAAAGATTCAGAAGTACATCGAGCTGGTCAAGCCATGACACAGGGGAACGCGTGGACCCGCGAACACCGTGAAAACGCACTGGCGGCAATCTCGGTTGTTCGGGAGCTACTGGGCGGCGGTCACGATTACGGGTCCGAGGACGCGGCCACCGAGACCTTCGAGGTGATGGCACAGTTCGATGATGTAGAAACCGAGGGCGAGGCACTGGCCCGTCTTATGACGGGTCTCGGCAACGTGGCGGCGATGTTGGCCCGTCGACTAGAACAGGCAGACGGAGTCGAGTGGACACAGACCCTGCGGGATCTGGAGCGAATCGTCAAGGAACAGCCCCTAGCCGACTGAACCCCGTAAACGCACGAAAACCCCGGCCCATAAGGGAACCGGGGGTTTGTGCTGCAACTATGCCCAGTCCTGCGGCTGTTGACAGGATGTAGAGACCAGGAACGAACCGGTCGAGATCGAGACCGTGGAAAAGATCTACCGCCCCTAGCGGGTAACGATCGACAGTCGGCCCGGGCCACTTCGGTGGTGCCGGGCCGCTGTCCGTTGTCGGCGGATGTCAGCCGATCGACTTAACCGCGCTGAACAGCCTGACAGGATTCTCACAGCATCCGTAACCTCCGACCCATGCTGCTTATGCTTGGCCGTCTGCTGACCGCCGCGATTATGGTGCTCGGACTTATCGCTATCGGAGGCCCCGCTGCCAACGCGACCGAATGCCAAGACGGCGACATCACCCCGGCAGAAGACGGAACGTACTCGCTGTGCGTGACCGGCATGTGGGTGCACATCAACCAGCAACTCTGCATCGACTACCCGCAGCACCCGCACTGCACGGGCGCGGCTGCGACTACTTCATCCACGCCCCCGCCTGTTGCCCCGCCTCCACCGGTCGTTGCACCGCCCCCGGTCATTCCACCGCCTGCGCCGTACGTGCCACCGCCGTCTGCGTACGTCCCGAACCTCGGTATGCCATCCGGTTGCACGTGGGTCGACGGGTACACCAAGAAGAACGGCACCCGCGTTCGCGGTCACATGCGGTGCTGATAGTGCAGACCTGTGTCGGCACCTTCATGCACAATCAGAGCGCACTATGGACGATGCCCACTAGGAGAGCCGATGCACGGCCCACACCCCGACCTCATTGAGCGCGGTTGATCTATGGACATAGTCGGCCCAAGTTTCGGCGCGGCAGTCGGCGCTATTGCCGGGAGGGTGATTCAGCGGCCCAGCAAGCGCGTCACCGTCAACGAGGACCGTGACACCTTCGGGTTCGGAGGTCGTCCGCACGCGGTCTTCATCCCAGTCCTATCCGTCGACTCACTGGACCCACTAGACAACCTGGACAGTAAGAATCACTACAGCAAGCCTTATCGGTGGGTCGACAGGCAGGGCGGCTGCGACATCTCGCGGACAACGTTCCAGTTCGTTGTACACGCCCACAACGCAACAGTCGACATCATCGGTGCTGAACCGATCGTGGAGGCAGTCACGCCGCCTCCTGGGATCGCACTGGTACCACCTCCCGCTGGGGGGCCGATGGGAATCCGGCACATCTCGATCCAACTCGACGCCGCAACATACGAACACCGAGACCTCGGCGAAAGCGTTCTCGTCCGCGAGATGGACACCAGGAATGAGCCTCCAACGCTGCTGGCGTCAACTCTGAAGGCTGGCGAGACTGAGCTATTTCACGTAGAGGCATACGCGCTCCGCAACAGCTATCAATGGGTCTTGCAGCTGAAGATCTTGGTTAACGGCAAGGAACGTCGAGAAACGCTAATGCGTAAGAGCAACAGGCCATTTGTGACGATGCGGTACGAGGACCCGGCAATCGCTGCGCGCTACGTTTTCGACGGTGGCGAGTGGGTCTCCCGTACCTAGCTCCCTCATTCACATGGCTGCGACAGCCACAATTTGAGCCCAACCTTCGGGGAGGTCAGGTTCGTGTCCCGTACACCGGGCAGTTTGGATGGGGCGTGATGAGCCAGTGGTACATCACGATCATTCCCGGCACAGGAGACGCCTGACAGAACCGCGACACAGCGTCAGCCGTCGCCTTGACGCCTGCTGCGGTCAGCGCGGCGGCTACCTGTTCCTTATACTCGGGGAGCGTTATTCCGCTCCCGACCATGTTGGGGTTGGTCAGCCCAACGGCCTCTAGGATCTCGATCAACTCGTCGGTGTCGTCAACAGCGCGCCGGTTCCATCGCTTCGGCGGTCTCACTGCGACCGCCTACCCCACCGTGCATCGGCTCCACGCTTACCGATCTCGCTGCGGGTCAATCTGGTGTCGTCATCGTCGGGCAGTCGCAGCGACTTGATCATCGACAGCAGAATGCCCTGATTCTTGCGCAAGTCATCCGCTTCGGGCATCGAGACCGGCTGACCGTTATACCCGGTGACCCGGGTGTCCGCGCCGGCCTTACGGACGATCCGCCGTAACCGTTCGATCTCGTCAGCGAGGTAGCACGCTTCCTCGGCGATCAACCGCGCTTCGGGGCTGTCGCCGAAGTCGGCAGCCTCGTGCAGCTCGCGCCACAGCCGCCTGCCTCGTGCCTTGAGGCCGGTCGGATACTTCGGGATGGTCGGCTCTTCGCCGTCGTTTTCGGGCATGTTTCTGCCTGCTTTCTGGCCTGAATGGGCCGGTTTGCGGTCGTTCACGACCTGGGAGTTTGCAGCGGGTGGACCGCTGGATTGATGAACTGACCTGCGATGACCTGAGTCGGTCCGATTCGGAAAAACCAGGGCGATGCCTAAGCATCGGACCGGGCAGGCGCATTACCAGCCGATCCCGGGGACACGGGGGCAGGAGGCACCCCCCCTGGGGGTGCCCGGCCCGACGCAGCGAACACCCGCCACAACCCGGTACCCGTCCCCACCTCCTGCGACCCGAACGCCGGCCACCTACGCCAGCAACCCGGCAAGGGCACGCGGTGCCCCGCAGCGAGCGCCACCCCCGGCCACCCGACGCCGTGCCCCGGTGCGCCCACCCGGTGCCGCACCCACAACCCGCCGCCCACTGCGGCCCGGTACCCCACGACGGGACGCACCCACTGCGACAGACCATGCGATGCACTCCCTTGCCCCGCCGCAGGCGGTCAGCTATTCCGCAGCGGCACAACACAACCGAGGTTGCTAATACACGCTTGCCGTGTATTATCTGCGGCATGACTACAGCCGAGATCGCCCCCGCAGCAGTTGAAATCCCCTCTTACGCCCGGACATACGCCGATGCCATGGGGCGTACTCAGTACGCCGTTGACGGACCGCGCGGCACGTTCCTGGTCACCCGAAAGAATGACCGGGAACTGTGGTCGGTGTGGCGTAGCGATTCGCTGAATACCGCTGCCCGGATGGCGAATACGGTCCGCGCTATCGAGCGCGCCGCAGAGCTGTCCGGTGTCGAACCGACCGCCGAAGCTGCCGACGACAGCACCCACGACATAGGCATGATCTCTACCGGTATCGCGGTGTTGCACCGTCCGTCCGGTAAAGAGTTCGGTCTGTGCCACGAGCACGAGGGTGCTTTGGACGACGCGGACGGCATCGTCACGATGGGACCGTTGTTCGGCGACTTCCGTTGCATCGTCTGCAACTACGTGGACACGTCCGATGATCAGGCATCGTCCGCAGACGATGAGAACAACGAGCCCGCCGACCTCGGATACGGTGACGAGGCGTACACCGCCGCGACACTTGACGACATCGCGGAATCACGTAGGCAAGGTGTCAAAGTCCCGGACGATGCGGCAGACGCCACCGCCGCCCGGACCGGACCTGCGCACTTGGAGCTGTTCGGACTTCCGACAGCAGTCCATAGGTACGAGCTGGAATCGGTCAGCGTGCTCGCCAACGGCTACACCGCGTTCGACCTCGCCGACCATCTCGCCGACGTGATGCCCAAAGTGATCGACGATCGGCGGATCTGGGACATGGACCCGCTGGAACTGGCGCTGCTAGCGGTCGATCACTACCCCGGCGGTGCCGTGGGTCTCCAGCTCGCACTAGAGGGTTAATCCGCTCCGAGTCCACGGTTCAATCTGCACCACAACTGATTTCAACGAGAGGGCACTCGATGATTACCCTGACCGCACGTCTGATTACCGCCGCCGTCGTCGCTGCGGGAGCTTTGGCACTCCCGGTTCCCGCCGACGCACAGGCTCCGCAGCGCGGTTCCTGCCAGTACGAGGACGGCAACACCGATGGCACCGCGTGCCTGTGGACCGACCCGGATACCGGCATCGAGTTCGATGTCGATTCCCGGAACTACGTCACGCGATGACGCCCGTAGTAGGCACTGTGACCGGCGTCGAGCTGGCAGACGGCACGGTGGTGCCGTTGCGGGACCCGGTGGATGCAATCGACGGATACCAAGACATCGGGGGTGCGCTGTTCGGCTACGTCCGTTCCGCAGGACGGCACCTGCTGATCGAGGCAACCCGGATCGAGGTCGCCTGTTGCCCGGTGGGGTAACGACCGCCACGACTGCCCCGGCCCGCATGGGTACCGGGGCACTGTCGTGCGCGGAACACGCTACGGTCGTCGTCGTGGCGACCAGGTACCTATCCCGCACCGAGCTAGCCGAACGTATCGGCGTCAAACCGGACACGCTCGGTCGCTACAACCTGCCCGAACCCGATGCGTTGATCGGCAAAACACGAGGATGGCTGCCT
This region of Mycolicibacterium diernhoferi genomic DNA includes:
- a CDS encoding PaaI family thioesterase produces the protein MKIDHYARHLGIAVQNFGNGDATATLRVGPEHLNPHGTAHGALMLSVVGAALAAAANNETHSGVVSSIHIDYLAPAHEGDELVATASVGERLAREDIFVVRLTKAGEDVPVARASGRATRRDR
- a CDS encoding acyl-CoA synthetase; its protein translation is MTRALLHALLDTTAADDDRAVTIDGMTLSRSELRERSAGFGAELLRLGPDQVVAVNAEPTPTTVIAVVGALLAGVPVVPVPPDAGHAEVAHIVADSGATVWVGPRRDGVDLAVAAPEDSVRTATVAKPVAPEQVAMILYTSGTTGAPKGVLLSRRGMAAGLDALAEAWQWTADDTVAHGLPLFHTHGLILGVLGSLHIGSRLVHTGKPTPERYAEAGATMYFGVPTVWTRVTRDERSAAALASARLLVSGSAPLPVPVFDRLRELTGQAPIERYGMTETMITLSTRADDERRPGWVGKPVAGAQTRIQADDGTPVPHDGESIGRLQVRGPMLFDGYLNRPEVTAASWTADGWFVTGDLAAIDADGFHRIVGRESVDLIKSGGYRIGAGEIETSLLARPEVTEVAVIGAPDDDLGQRIVAYVVTDSDTTDLADRLITHVAEDLSWHKRPREIRFVPALPRNAMGKVQKKALM
- the bcp gene encoding thioredoxin-dependent thiol peroxidase, encoding MAQTPRLAVGDKAPAFSLPDADGNTVQLSDFKGRKVIVYFYPAASTPGCTKQACDFRDSLAELNEAGLDVIGISPDKPEKLAKFRDAEGLTFPLLSDPEKKVLTAWGAFGEKSMYGKTVQGVIRSTFLVDESGNIEVAQYNVKAAHTKTKIQKYIELVKP
- a CDS encoding SLC13 family permease, which translates into the protein MTAQLIALGIFIAVFAIAAVRNVNIGIVMFPVACIVGLWLAELSLNEVIAGFPLSILVLLVGVTYFFGIAHSNGTIDWLIRASLAKVGNRDALFPAVFFALTAIISAMGAPLGGLVMAPMGMSIAHKRGIDPMLMALAMGAGLSAGAFAPTSLFGIITWGTANEAGIALSPLLLFSVALILNLVLLAVAYVLFGRRKKFDAEAPAFGRAMVAHGATLRQYGGSTLDIDDTTGGAGDGSDDELVAPGRPTGMQMLTLLMMLILVAAVIVLSLLGLTPDIGVLGYGLGAVAALLDASSGKKAMSRIDWGSVLLVGGIITYVGVLTDMGVVDLLGEGAVHLGSPLVAAILLCAAAALISAFASTTGMLAALVPLALPLIADGGIPGWALICAIGVCASIVDVSPFSTVGATYVATTVDEEARPRMTKLLTRWGLSMVVLGPIVLTLVLILPGMAFS
- a CDS encoding helix-turn-helix transcriptional regulator; amino-acid sequence: MATRYLSRTELAERIGVKPDTLGRYNLPEPDALIGKTRGWLPATVDRWHAERPGRGRAYSDE
- a CDS encoding DUF3618 domain-containing protein; amino-acid sequence: MADRDPETIKRDIDQARDQLAATVDILAVRANPQRLADDAKAKVIAFVTKPPVLISLAGVGTVVVVLVIRRIKRR